One window of Candidatus Eisenbacteria bacterium genomic DNA carries:
- the mdh gene encoding malate dehydrogenase, with protein MPKIGVVGAGNVGASAALYLAEAELGDITLVDIVEGVARGKALDLLEAGPVRGYDTLIEGSGDLRSIAGSDLVVVTAGLPRKPGMSRLDLLKANADIIRGVAQAIREHAPKAFVIMITNPLDVMTYLTYRVTGFPRERVIGMAGVLDSTRFRSFLAAEIGVSVEDIQAMVLGGHGDTMVPLVRYSTVGGVPIEKFVARERLDQIVQRTRDGGAEIVKLLQTGSAFYAPAASAVQMAESILRDKKRLLPVAAYLNGEYGFRDI; from the coding sequence GTGCCTAAGATCGGCGTCGTCGGCGCGGGGAACGTCGGTGCGTCCGCCGCGCTGTACCTCGCCGAAGCGGAGCTGGGCGATATCACGCTCGTCGATATCGTCGAGGGGGTCGCCAGGGGGAAGGCGCTCGATTTGCTCGAGGCCGGCCCCGTCCGCGGCTACGACACGCTGATCGAAGGAAGCGGCGACCTGCGCTCGATCGCGGGAAGCGACCTCGTCGTCGTGACCGCGGGCCTGCCGCGGAAGCCGGGGATGTCGAGGCTCGATCTCCTGAAGGCGAACGCGGACATCATCCGCGGCGTCGCCCAGGCGATCCGCGAGCACGCTCCCAAGGCGTTCGTGATCATGATCACGAACCCGCTCGACGTGATGACCTACCTCACGTACCGCGTGACCGGCTTCCCGCGCGAGCGGGTCATCGGCATGGCGGGCGTGCTCGATTCCACGCGCTTTCGTTCCTTCCTGGCCGCCGAGATCGGAGTCTCGGTCGAGGACATCCAGGCCATGGTTCTGGGCGGGCACGGCGACACGATGGTGCCGCTCGTGCGCTACTCCACCGTCGGAGGCGTCCCGATCGAGAAGTTCGTCGCCAGGGAGCGTCTCGACCAGATCGTCCAGCGCACGCGGGACGGCGGCGCCGAGATCGTGAAGCTCCTGCAAACCGGCAGCGCTTTCTACGCGCCGGCTGCGTCCGCGGTGCAAATGGCGGAGTCGATCCTCCGGGATAAGAAGCGGCTCCTCCCGGTGGCGGCCTATCTGAACGGCGAATATGGGTTCCGCGATATCTA
- a CDS encoding 50S ribosomal protein L27 yields MAHKKGVSSSKNGRDSASQRLGVKRFGGQWVRAGNILVRQRGTAVAPGLNVGRGRDDTLFALRDGIVVYARRGKRGMQVSIDPKPNPAVAEAEAARA; encoded by the coding sequence ATGGCGCATAAGAAAGGTGTATCCAGCTCGAAAAACGGCCGCGATTCGGCGTCGCAGCGGCTCGGCGTGAAGCGATTCGGCGGGCAGTGGGTCCGCGCGGGGAATATTCTGGTGCGCCAGCGAGGCACCGCGGTCGCGCCGGGCCTGAACGTCGGCCGAGGCAGGGACGACACGCTCTTCGCGCTCAGGGACGGCATCGTCGTGTACGCCCGGCGCGGCAAGCGAGGGATGCAGGTCTCCATCGATCCCAAGCCCAATCCCGCCGTCGCGGAGGCCGAGGCGGCCCGTGCCTAA
- the rplU gene encoding 50S ribosomal protein L21, with amino-acid sequence MAKTKSKAESKAESKAEAKAKSKAEAKTKSKAEAKAKSKAEPKAEPRAESKAEPRFAVIHAQGLQLRVAPQEEHILPHVDKAPGAELRFERVLLVSEADQVHVGTPLVEGAAVLAQVLGHEKGDKVTVGTYKRRKKYRRKIGYRDSLTRVKILDISLPKGEKRGKHGA; translated from the coding sequence ATGGCCAAAACGAAATCGAAAGCCGAATCCAAAGCCGAGTCCAAGGCCGAAGCGAAGGCCAAGTCCAAGGCCGAAGCGAAGACCAAATCCAAGGCCGAAGCGAAGGCCAAATCCAAGGCCGAACCGAAAGCCGAACCGAGGGCCGAATCCAAGGCCGAGCCGCGCTTCGCCGTCATCCATGCCCAAGGGCTCCAGCTACGGGTGGCGCCGCAGGAGGAACACATCCTGCCGCACGTGGACAAGGCGCCCGGGGCCGAGCTCAGGTTCGAGCGCGTCCTCTTGGTTTCGGAGGCGGATCAGGTTCACGTAGGGACGCCGCTGGTCGAGGGGGCCGCGGTCCTGGCGCAGGTGCTCGGCCATGAGAAGGGGGACAAGGTCACGGTCGGCACGTACAAGCGTCGCAAGAAGTACCGGCGGAAGATTGGATACCGGGATTCCCTGACGCGGGTTAAGATCCTGGACATCAGCCTGCCCAAAGGAGAAAAACGAGGAAAGCATGGCGCATAA
- a CDS encoding Rne/Rng family ribonuclease has protein sequence MRREIVINAGRHETRIAILEEKELVEVMVERPEARRRVGDIYKGRVNAVLPGMQAAFVDLGLEKTAFLHASDLHPSDSELDDMFEDEESEDLKQNDGGGGRGRWRRDEPAPRIEEALQKGQEILVQITKEPIGTKGPRVTTQISLPGRYLVLMPGHDHIGVSRKIEDRQERTRLKTLIREIRPKGSGLIVRTVGSERGKKEFQSDIKYLEQLWSKIEKQVERAKAPSILHREMELTTGLIRDIFTEDVAQLVIDSKEEYREILDYLKNYVPELSSRIKLYRGAEPIFDHFGIEAELEKAMERKVWLKRGGYITIDQTEALVAIDVNTGRFTGKKNQEDTILKTNLEAAEEIARQLRLRDLGGIIVLDFIDMESEGNKKAVLDTLRNRLKRDRSRTKTFAVSDLGLVEMTRQRQRPSLVTYFNQDCPECGGTGRVLSLASATLRIERMLRRVGLRAKEKLILLRVHPDLAVHLVEQNSDLLEDLERNYRFRVEIRDDPSLRRDEIRLFRGRTFEEITKQFER, from the coding sequence ATGCGCCGAGAAATCGTAATTAACGCCGGTCGACACGAAACACGCATCGCAATCCTCGAAGAAAAAGAGCTCGTCGAGGTCATGGTGGAACGCCCCGAGGCCCGGCGCCGCGTGGGCGACATATACAAGGGCCGCGTCAACGCAGTGCTTCCGGGCATGCAGGCCGCATTCGTGGACCTGGGGCTCGAAAAGACGGCTTTCCTTCACGCGTCCGATCTGCACCCGTCCGATTCCGAGCTCGACGACATGTTCGAGGACGAAGAATCGGAGGATCTGAAGCAAAACGACGGGGGTGGGGGCCGCGGCCGGTGGCGGCGCGATGAACCGGCGCCGAGAATCGAGGAGGCGCTCCAGAAGGGCCAGGAGATCCTCGTCCAGATTACGAAGGAGCCGATCGGCACCAAGGGCCCTCGCGTGACGACTCAGATTTCGCTCCCGGGGCGTTACCTGGTGTTGATGCCCGGACACGATCACATCGGGGTGTCCCGGAAAATCGAGGATCGCCAGGAGCGGACCCGACTCAAGACGCTGATCCGGGAAATCCGGCCCAAGGGATCGGGGCTCATTGTCCGCACCGTGGGTTCGGAGCGCGGAAAGAAGGAATTCCAGAGCGACATCAAGTACTTGGAGCAGCTCTGGAGCAAAATCGAAAAGCAGGTCGAGCGGGCGAAGGCCCCGTCGATCCTCCATCGGGAAATGGAGCTGACCACCGGGTTGATCCGGGACATCTTCACGGAGGACGTGGCCCAGCTTGTCATCGACTCGAAGGAGGAGTACCGCGAGATCCTGGATTACTTGAAGAACTACGTTCCGGAGCTGAGCTCGCGTATCAAGCTCTATCGCGGCGCGGAGCCCATTTTCGATCATTTCGGGATCGAGGCCGAGCTGGAGAAGGCGATGGAGCGCAAAGTCTGGTTGAAGCGCGGCGGCTACATCACGATCGATCAGACCGAAGCGCTCGTGGCGATCGACGTCAACACGGGACGATTCACCGGGAAGAAGAATCAGGAAGACACCATTCTCAAGACCAACCTGGAGGCGGCCGAGGAAATCGCGCGCCAGCTGAGACTTCGTGATTTGGGTGGAATCATCGTCCTCGATTTCATCGACATGGAAAGCGAGGGGAACAAGAAGGCGGTTCTGGACACGCTTCGCAATCGGTTGAAGCGGGATCGCTCGCGCACGAAGACGTTCGCGGTGAGCGACCTGGGCCTCGTGGAAATGACGCGGCAGCGGCAGCGGCCGAGCCTGGTCACGTATTTCAATCAGGACTGTCCGGAATGCGGTGGAACCGGGAGAGTGCTCTCGCTCGCGTCCGCGACGCTCCGGATCGAGCGGATGCTCCGGCGGGTCGGGCTCCGCGCCAAGGAGAAACTCATCCTGTTACGGGTGCATCCGGACCTCGCCGTGCATTTGGTGGAGCAGAATTCGGATCTCCTGGAAGATCTCGAGCGGAACTACCGCTTCCGCGTCGAGATCCGGGACGATCCCTCGCTCAGGCGGGACGAGATTCGCCTGTTCCGCGGGCGGACCTTCGAGGAGATCACCAAGCAGTTCGAACGCTAG
- a CDS encoding TIGR03960 family B12-binding radical SAM protein, whose translation MDKLRILDEAYLPIVTKPSRYTGSFLHAARKNPASVKVRALLCFPDLYEIGMSYLGIKILYHILNKRPDAMAELCFTPWGDMEQLMRAEGIPLYSLESRTPAAEFDLIGFSLQYELSYTNVLTMIDLAQIPLRSAARRDQDPIVVAGGLCTVNPEPLAPFIDAFVIGDGEEVIQEMCDLMIERREGGLKRAEVLRRLGALEGVYVPSHFEEVVNPFGFVAREPKPDSPTQKPRYRYVPSLDPEYYPEKPLISPTEITHDRLGVEVMRGCTRGCRFCLAGYMNRPLREKRADQVVKEVQCGIVHAGWDEVSLLSLSTTDYKQLPVVLHELDRFTNELGVNVSLPSTRVGTLAPSVADKIQQGRRGSITFAPEAGTQRMRDVINKGIDEAELEYSVKLARDQGWGGIKFYFMIGLPTETEADVDGIAEIIGKCQQWAKGGNKRMHFNVGISPHVPKPHTPFQWELQDSMETLQRKVERLRQGFRGMNNVRLKWRDPDTAFLEGVFSRGDARTADALEAAWRMGARFDGWSECFNFGLWMKAFEQAGIDPSVYLRPRDLDEVLPWDHIRTPVVKKFLLQERAKAYAAALTPDCRDHACYRCGAPCFTPKARDGRRVSLQLAPGQGQLPETLDFRVPDDVTPQMIEHRVEELREAPIETLRAVTPEAEPQKEPPGNGNGAVGKGSADSPAYGRRRKTWPTSNKGPQAQRFRVSYEKLGQARFTSHLDLVRIFDRALRVAKIPMAFSQGFNRHAKIAYGPPLSLGATSRAEYFDLELAQPCPWLVIESMNEVLPDGIRITGGSPFTRQTESLMAAITQADYEVRLTNYLMDRLSRGENVHLVRQELEQGVAAFREAADWPVMKQSHGQKGKTVNARPAVTAIALDSGSTLLCVRVSSRLHAPGYLRPDLLLRSLFQSFEFDPRLLLVHREALWVERGGSVLNPLEALEESSFWRPVPVHPADGDAADPAYGGECAEKS comes from the coding sequence ATGGATAAACTGCGTATTTTGGACGAGGCTTATCTGCCGATCGTGACCAAGCCGAGCCGGTACACAGGCAGCTTCCTCCACGCCGCCCGGAAGAACCCGGCCTCGGTCAAGGTGCGCGCGCTGCTTTGCTTCCCCGACCTCTACGAAATCGGAATGTCCTATCTCGGGATCAAGATTCTGTATCACATCCTGAACAAGCGCCCGGACGCGATGGCGGAGCTTTGCTTCACGCCTTGGGGGGACATGGAGCAGCTCATGCGTGCGGAGGGGATCCCCCTCTACTCGCTCGAGTCACGCACGCCGGCGGCCGAATTCGACCTCATCGGCTTCTCGCTCCAGTACGAGCTTTCGTACACGAACGTGCTCACGATGATCGACCTCGCGCAGATCCCTCTCCGCTCTGCCGCTCGACGCGACCAGGACCCTATCGTGGTGGCGGGCGGCCTCTGCACGGTGAATCCCGAGCCCCTCGCTCCCTTCATCGACGCCTTCGTGATCGGGGACGGCGAGGAGGTCATCCAGGAGATGTGCGACCTCATGATCGAGCGGCGCGAGGGCGGACTCAAGCGCGCCGAGGTCCTCCGGCGGCTGGGCGCCCTCGAGGGGGTCTATGTTCCGTCGCACTTCGAGGAGGTCGTGAACCCGTTCGGGTTCGTGGCACGGGAGCCCAAGCCCGACTCCCCGACTCAGAAGCCTCGGTATCGTTACGTTCCGTCGCTCGATCCGGAGTACTACCCGGAGAAGCCGCTCATCTCCCCGACCGAAATCACCCACGACCGGCTCGGGGTCGAGGTGATGCGCGGCTGCACGCGGGGGTGCCGGTTCTGCTTGGCCGGCTACATGAATCGCCCGCTCCGCGAGAAGCGCGCCGATCAGGTGGTGAAGGAAGTCCAATGCGGGATCGTGCACGCGGGATGGGACGAGGTCTCGCTCCTCTCGCTCTCGACCACCGACTACAAACAGCTTCCGGTCGTGCTCCATGAGCTCGATCGCTTCACGAACGAGCTGGGCGTGAACGTGTCGTTGCCGTCGACGCGCGTGGGCACCCTCGCGCCCTCCGTCGCGGACAAGATCCAGCAGGGACGCCGGGGCAGCATCACCTTCGCGCCGGAGGCGGGTACCCAGCGGATGCGCGATGTGATCAACAAAGGGATCGACGAGGCGGAGCTGGAATACTCCGTCAAGCTCGCGCGCGACCAGGGGTGGGGAGGGATCAAGTTTTATTTCATGATCGGGCTTCCGACCGAGACCGAGGCCGACGTGGACGGGATCGCGGAGATCATCGGGAAATGCCAGCAGTGGGCGAAGGGGGGGAACAAGCGGATGCACTTCAACGTCGGCATCTCCCCCCACGTGCCCAAACCGCATACGCCGTTCCAATGGGAGCTTCAGGACTCGATGGAGACGCTCCAGCGCAAGGTCGAGAGGCTGCGGCAGGGCTTCCGGGGGATGAACAACGTAAGGCTCAAGTGGCGGGATCCCGACACGGCGTTCCTCGAAGGGGTCTTCTCGCGCGGAGACGCGCGCACCGCCGACGCGCTCGAAGCGGCCTGGAGGATGGGCGCGCGCTTCGACGGGTGGTCGGAATGCTTCAATTTTGGGCTGTGGATGAAGGCGTTCGAGCAGGCCGGAATCGATCCGAGCGTCTATTTGAGGCCCCGGGACCTGGACGAAGTGCTGCCCTGGGATCACATCCGAACGCCCGTGGTGAAGAAATTCCTTCTTCAAGAGAGGGCGAAGGCGTACGCCGCCGCCCTGACGCCCGATTGCCGGGATCACGCATGCTACCGCTGCGGGGCGCCGTGCTTCACCCCCAAGGCGCGGGATGGACGCCGCGTCTCGCTCCAGCTCGCCCCGGGGCAGGGACAGCTTCCCGAGACGCTCGATTTCCGCGTGCCGGACGACGTGACACCGCAGATGATCGAGCACCGGGTCGAGGAGCTGCGCGAGGCGCCGATCGAAACGCTCAGGGCAGTCACGCCTGAGGCCGAGCCGCAGAAGGAGCCGCCGGGGAATGGAAACGGGGCGGTGGGAAAGGGCTCCGCGGACTCTCCGGCCTACGGACGCCGCCGCAAGACCTGGCCCACCTCGAACAAGGGACCCCAGGCCCAACGATTCCGCGTCTCGTACGAGAAGCTCGGCCAGGCGCGATTCACGTCGCATCTCGATCTGGTGCGCATCTTCGACCGCGCGCTCCGGGTCGCGAAAATTCCGATGGCGTTCTCGCAAGGGTTCAATCGCCACGCCAAGATCGCGTACGGACCGCCGCTCTCGCTGGGCGCGACGAGCCGCGCCGAGTATTTCGATCTCGAGCTGGCACAGCCGTGCCCATGGCTCGTGATCGAGTCGATGAACGAGGTGCTGCCGGACGGAATCCGGATCACCGGGGGCAGCCCGTTCACGCGTCAGACCGAATCGCTCATGGCGGCGATCACCCAGGCGGACTACGAAGTGCGGCTCACGAATTATCTGATGGATCGCCTCTCGCGCGGGGAGAACGTCCATCTCGTACGGCAGGAGCTGGAGCAAGGGGTCGCGGCGTTTCGGGAGGCGGCGGACTGGCCGGTGATGAAGCAATCGCACGGGCAGAAGGGAAAGACCGTGAACGCCCGGCCGGCGGTGACCGCGATCGCGCTCGATTCGGGATCGACGCTGCTCTGCGTCCGCGTCTCGAGCCGGCTCCACGCGCCGGGCTACTTGAGGCCCGATCTTCTGCTCCGGAGCCTCTTTCAATCGTTCGAATTCGACCCCCGCCTCCTGCTCGTCCATCGCGAAGCGCTTTGGGTAGAGCGCGGCGGATCGGTCTTGAATCCATTGGAAGCACTTGAGGAATCGTCGTTCTGGCGGCCGGTGCCGGTCCATCCGGCTGACGGGGACGCGGCGGATCCTGCTTACGGAGGTGAATGCGCCGAGAAATCGTAA
- a CDS encoding ComF family protein has product MIPIQRAIHAGFRDLCDMLLDRRCPGCGGSPPRDREVCAACDGRVGRSGVALCLHCLHGDRAATLSERVCPAHGPGRLLLAGPAFEPPLDRIIHAFKYEGASALARWVGSLLPEPPGLREGIGREYVLVPVALHPARRAWRGFDQASLLARDASDRWGIPVVDALVRTRDHEPQARLDPERRRESMKGAFRVPKPAAISGRPVILLDDVATTGSTLLAAGEALDRAGAAWVLSLAASHGGDPARQGREISATLPRRGSL; this is encoded by the coding sequence GTGATCCCGATTCAGCGCGCGATTCATGCCGGCTTTCGCGATCTCTGCGATATGCTGCTCGACCGCAGATGTCCCGGCTGCGGCGGCTCACCGCCTCGCGATCGTGAGGTGTGCGCGGCGTGCGACGGACGGGTCGGGAGGTCGGGAGTCGCCCTGTGCCTTCACTGTCTCCACGGCGATCGCGCGGCGACCTTGTCCGAGCGAGTCTGCCCCGCGCACGGGCCGGGGAGGCTCCTGCTCGCTGGGCCCGCATTCGAGCCCCCGCTCGATCGAATCATCCACGCCTTCAAATACGAGGGGGCGTCCGCACTCGCCCGCTGGGTGGGGTCGCTCCTCCCGGAGCCGCCCGGGCTTCGTGAAGGTATCGGCCGCGAATACGTCCTCGTCCCGGTGGCGCTTCATCCCGCCCGGCGGGCATGGCGCGGATTCGACCAAGCCTCGCTCCTGGCACGCGACGCGTCGGATCGCTGGGGAATCCCGGTTGTCGACGCGCTCGTGCGCACACGCGATCACGAACCTCAAGCGAGGCTGGATCCCGAGCGGCGCCGCGAGAGCATGAAGGGGGCGTTTCGGGTCCCGAAACCGGCCGCGATCTCGGGCAGGCCGGTGATCCTTCTGGACGATGTCGCGACGACCGGAAGCACGCTCCTCGCGGCCGGGGAAGCTCTGGATCGGGCCGGTGCCGCGTGGGTCCTCTCGCTCGCCGCATCCCACGGCGGGGATCCGGCGCGGCAGGGTCGGGAAATCAGTGCGACGTTGCCGCGGCGCGGAAGTTTATGA
- a CDS encoding shikimate dehydrogenase, with the protein MPLLDLHRARRGAAFRDRFYPLLRFDELSREDRAVPLQREPSLQRRACDGRTLHAEASPARRSRCGGSGLLDIGSARARRHGDGHRAPGALPGPSGPDRLSDPGVGRVDGATQVYAVLGQPVRHSQSPLIQNAAFHAAGMNAVYVALEVPAPCLEQALRGLHGARLPGLNLTTPHKEAAFALTRDRTAEAEGARAVNTLRWEREGWRGHATDGIGFLAWIGEAGIEVTGRRVILIGAGGAARSILPKLLALRPDAVHVVSRSPERARALARAATERGLGPRITSASWGDRAAEGEGDRWDLMIRAIPAEPVSDEEERWWRLHAPGAAVLDLNYGARAAAARARAREGGLPYQDGGALLIHQGAAAFEFWTGQKPSVGAMKKALLGAV; encoded by the coding sequence ATGCCTCTTCTGGACCTACATCGCGCTCGACGCGGTGCTGCGTTTCGTGATCGATTTTACCCGCTACTACGATTCGACGAGCTATCTCGGGAAGATCGGGCCGTTCCCCTTCAACGTGAACCAAGTCTTCAGCGCCGTGCTTGTGATGGCCGCACTCTTCATGCTGAAGCGTCTCCAGCACGCCGATCGCGATGCGGCGGATCGGGTCTACTCGACATCGGTTCCGCGCGAGCCCGCAGGCATGGAGACGGACATCGAGCACCCGGAGCCCTCCCCGGCCCGTCGGGACCCGACCGCCTGAGCGATCCCGGCGTGGGCCGCGTGGACGGGGCGACCCAGGTCTACGCGGTGCTGGGCCAACCGGTGCGTCACAGCCAATCTCCCCTCATTCAGAACGCGGCGTTTCACGCGGCGGGGATGAACGCGGTCTATGTCGCCCTTGAGGTTCCCGCTCCCTGTCTCGAGCAGGCGCTGCGGGGGCTCCACGGCGCGCGCCTGCCGGGGCTGAACCTGACCACGCCGCACAAGGAGGCGGCTTTCGCGCTCACACGCGATCGCACGGCGGAGGCCGAAGGGGCCAGGGCCGTGAACACGCTCCGCTGGGAGAGGGAGGGGTGGCGCGGGCACGCGACGGACGGGATCGGGTTTCTCGCGTGGATCGGGGAGGCGGGCATCGAGGTGACGGGACGACGCGTGATCCTGATCGGCGCGGGAGGCGCAGCGCGCTCGATCCTCCCGAAGCTGCTCGCGCTTCGCCCGGATGCGGTCCATGTGGTGAGTCGAAGCCCCGAGCGCGCGCGGGCGCTCGCGCGAGCGGCGACGGAGCGGGGGCTTGGGCCACGGATCACCTCGGCCTCCTGGGGCGATCGCGCGGCGGAGGGCGAAGGGGACCGGTGGGACCTCATGATTCGCGCGATCCCCGCGGAGCCGGTTTCCGATGAGGAGGAGCGGTGGTGGCGCCTTCATGCCCCCGGGGCGGCGGTGCTCGACCTCAACTATGGCGCCCGCGCCGCAGCCGCCCGGGCGCGTGCCCGCGAAGGCGGGCTTCCGTACCAGGATGGGGGCGCGCTTCTGATTCATCAGGGGGCGGCGGCCTTCGAGTTTTGGACGGGACAGAAGCCCTCCGTCGGCGCGATGAAGAAGGCGCTGCTCGGGGCGGTTTGA
- the lgt gene encoding prolipoprotein diacylglyceryl transferase, giving the protein MVHPTLFRFHGLELHSYGLLLAIAFLVGIQLFLKRGAERGLPEDKLSTLSLLLLVLAIVGGRGLYVLTHWSDYGRDLGGVFRIWEGGLMLYGGYFLAITGGILYVRRAGLSVWRVGDAAAPSMALGIGIGRLGCFLNGCCFGLPSHLPWAIRFPPGSYSNFVFPNEALQPSQLYLAGAGVALFVLLLRWDRLPRFDGCLFWTYIALDAVLRFVIDFTRYYDSTSYLGKIGPFPFNVNQVFSAVLVMAALFMLKRLQHADRDAADRVYSTSVPREPAGMETDIEHPEPSPARRDPTA; this is encoded by the coding sequence TTGGTGCATCCGACCCTCTTTCGATTTCACGGTCTCGAGCTGCATAGCTATGGCCTTCTGCTCGCGATCGCCTTCCTCGTCGGAATCCAGCTCTTCCTGAAGCGCGGCGCCGAGCGCGGCCTCCCCGAGGACAAGCTGAGCACCCTTTCCTTGTTGCTGCTCGTCCTCGCGATCGTCGGGGGGCGCGGGCTCTACGTGCTCACCCACTGGAGCGATTACGGGCGCGACCTCGGCGGGGTATTCCGGATTTGGGAAGGCGGGCTGATGCTCTATGGGGGGTACTTCCTCGCGATCACGGGAGGGATCCTCTACGTCCGGCGGGCGGGTCTTTCGGTCTGGCGCGTGGGCGACGCCGCCGCGCCGAGCATGGCCCTCGGGATCGGGATCGGGAGGCTCGGTTGTTTTCTGAACGGTTGCTGCTTCGGCCTGCCCTCGCACCTTCCGTGGGCGATCCGGTTCCCGCCGGGCTCCTATTCGAACTTCGTCTTCCCCAACGAGGCGCTCCAGCCCTCGCAGCTCTACCTCGCCGGGGCGGGGGTCGCGCTTTTCGTGCTCCTCCTCCGATGGGATCGGCTGCCCCGCTTCGACGGATGCCTCTTCTGGACCTACATCGCGCTCGACGCGGTGCTGCGTTTCGTGATCGATTTTACCCGCTACTACGATTCGACGAGCTATCTCGGGAAGATCGGGCCGTTCCCCTTCAACGTGAACCAAGTCTTCAGCGCCGTGCTTGTGATGGCCGCACTCTTCATGCTGAAGCGTCTCCAGCACGCCGATCGCGATGCGGCGGATCGGGTCTACTCGACATCGGTTCCGCGCGAGCCCGCAGGCATGGAGACGGACATCGAGCACCCGGAGCCCTCCCCGGCCCGTCGGGACCCGACCGCCTGA
- the rodA gene encoding rod shape-determining protein RodA: MIEPRFSSDIDRPLLIATLILTLIGIAFVFSATSMASAKVEHGLYLKQIAYLLLALLAGGLIAAIPYRVYEGKTSYLLYGVGLGLLVLTLFIGHVGLGAQRWLGWGPIKIQPSELAKVATVILLASQLSDRKKDWTQIKNLVRPILTAGIPFLLVLKQPDLGTSVAFVAMLLTMLYWAGLPLLYLFFMISPIANVALSFLTPAWLVFLGVLAIILYRSRIRLLPLLLVVGINLVVGIATPQIWNHLQPYQKQRITTFLDPGADAYGAGYQIIQSKIAIGSGQMFGKGFLHGTQKGLAFLPEQHTDFIYSVVGEEMGFAGAALVASLYLLLILRGIRVAHRARNRFGGLLAIGMTSIFLYHVLVNIWMTVGLAPVTGLPLPLLSYGGSSLVASFLQVGLIQNVAMRWRDY; encoded by the coding sequence ATGATCGAGCCGCGGTTTTCCTCCGACATCGACCGTCCGCTGCTCATCGCCACGTTGATTCTCACCTTGATCGGGATCGCGTTCGTCTTCAGCGCGACCTCGATGGCTTCCGCAAAGGTGGAACATGGGCTGTATCTGAAGCAAATCGCCTACCTTCTTCTCGCGCTCCTGGCGGGTGGCCTCATCGCGGCCATTCCGTACCGGGTGTACGAGGGAAAAACATCGTACTTGCTCTACGGAGTGGGCCTCGGGCTCCTCGTTCTGACGCTCTTCATCGGGCACGTCGGGCTGGGCGCGCAGCGCTGGCTCGGCTGGGGACCGATCAAGATCCAGCCCTCGGAGCTCGCGAAGGTGGCGACCGTGATCCTCCTCGCGAGCCAGCTCTCGGATCGCAAGAAGGACTGGACCCAGATCAAGAATCTCGTCCGGCCGATCCTGACCGCGGGGATTCCGTTTCTCCTCGTGCTGAAGCAGCCGGACCTGGGAACCTCGGTCGCGTTCGTCGCGATGCTCTTGACGATGCTCTACTGGGCGGGGCTGCCGCTTCTCTATCTCTTTTTCATGATCTCGCCGATCGCCAATGTCGCGCTCTCTTTCCTCACCCCGGCGTGGCTGGTCTTCCTCGGCGTCCTGGCGATCATCCTCTACCGGTCCCGGATCCGTCTTCTGCCGCTGCTTCTCGTCGTCGGCATCAACCTGGTCGTGGGGATCGCGACGCCGCAGATCTGGAATCACCTGCAGCCTTATCAAAAGCAGCGCATCACCACCTTTCTGGATCCAGGCGCGGACGCCTACGGGGCGGGATACCAGATCATCCAATCGAAGATCGCCATAGGCTCGGGACAGATGTTCGGGAAGGGGTTCCTCCACGGGACCCAGAAAGGGCTCGCCTTCCTCCCGGAGCAGCACACCGATTTCATCTATTCGGTCGTCGGCGAGGAGATGGGGTTTGCCGGCGCGGCGCTCGTCGCATCGCTCTATCTGCTCCTCATTCTTCGCGGCATCCGTGTGGCGCATCGCGCCCGGAACCGCTTCGGCGGCCTCCTGGCGATTGGAATGACCTCGATTTTTCTGTACCATGTGCTGGTCAACATATGGATGACGGTCGGGCTCGCGCCCGTGACCGGCCTTCCCCTGCCGCTTCTGAGTTACGGCGGATCCTCGCTCGTGGCGAGCTTCTTACAAGTGGGCCTCATCCAGAACGTCGCGATGCGCTGGCGCGACTACTGA